DNA from Eucalyptus grandis isolate ANBG69807.140 chromosome 5, ASM1654582v1, whole genome shotgun sequence:
ACCTCCCAACATTCCCACACTTGGCTGCATCAATGGTAAAACCACCATCCTCCACAATTTCGCAAGAATCCATGTGCACATCAGGCATAAGGGTTGAGAGCTCGTCCCAAAGATTACTGTCGTTGTAGTTAGTGCCAATGTCAAATAAGTACTCATCATTGGTCCGTTCTTCTGCTTCCTCGTCTGAAAGGAGCTCTCCTATATACTCGCATATAAAACTTCCAGAGGGTATAGAATTAAGGGATCTCACACCCCAACCTCTTGATTCAGTCTTGAAAATTTCTAGCTGAAACTTGAGACCACGCTGGGTGACCCTATTGTGGCAAGAGGAAGGGCACTTGCAACGAGGTCCACACTCATAAACCAGGGGCTTTACCTCAACAATAGCTCCATTATAATTGTACGGAATTTCTCCTCCATTCTTGACAGTACAGATGCACCTCTCCGTATCTGAGCAACCCCTAGAACAATCACAACCCCGACAGGGCAGGCAGAGCCCGTCAGGATATATCGTGCGAGTAATGTACTCAAATGGCAGGGGCTTTTCATTATCAATGGTGTTGACAACACATATTGGAATGGACTCTTTCCCTTGTGAAATATCATGCACACAGAGACCCTCCCGTGCTTCAAACTTTTTCGACTTCTTTACCACTTTCCAAGCGAGCTCAGGCTGACCAGGAATTCGGTTCAAACGGAACTTAAAGACCTGTTTGCCATGTGGACCCAGTTCCTGCCAACGTTTTTCCACCACATACAGCCCATCATAAGTATAGGTAGTAACCAGTCTAGGTTTTGCTTCGGCGGAATCAGATGGCCTTGTTTCTTTCAATCCCCGAATCACCCTCACAGGATTCCTTTCAGATATGCTGTTACTCAGAGCAAGGTTAcctttttcaagtttctgatcTTCGGGCTCCTTGTCCTTGCCAATCACATTCCCTCCCGAGCCAGTGTATATCACAAAATCTGAGTTATCCAGATCATCACAATATGAACCCGATGACACGATACTCGTCGCCAGGACATTTCCACCTTTCTTGAAATAATCAATACCTCTCTGAGTCTGGCGATGAAGGCCAATAATGTTCAGCTCTACTCTATACTGAAACTCATCCCCAACTTCAACTCCAGGTACAGGACCTATGATTTGTTTTCCAGTGTTAACATATCTTCCCTTGTCCTTCAAGATTTTTGCTGCTTGTTGATCAACCCTTTTATGCTTGTTTTCACCTTTGGTCTTGGCTTCTTCTTCCTGCAAGAGCTTCCTGCAGACAGCTTGGAACAGACGCAGTGTCTCCCTGACTTTGTGTCGAGTAACATCATCACTGTGTTTTCTTTGTAAAAGACCATCACCAAAAGGAGGTGGGTTCACAGTAAATGCTCTAGGATGCAAAAACACCTGAAGATCTTCATGGTGCTCGTTAATGTCCACAACATCCTGATTTCCCCAGACCACCAGTTCGCTAGTGCTTGCATGAGCAGACTCTTCTTTAAAAGCTTGGCTCTTCTGCGGAGTCTTTCCCACAGAGGTTTTTGCCTCTATAAGCTTTACCCtttgagttaattttaatttctcagGGACCACAGGGTCTTTTTTCTTCTGCgttaattttgatttctcagGGCCTACAggatcttctttcttccctatCCTTGCAGTCATATTATTAGGAGAAGACATTTTGCTTCCCTCTCTGCTCTGCTGCCAAGGACAAAACGATGCAGCCATCAGACCTTGCACAAGGACCCTTCCAGATGAAACTTGTGATGGACCAGCATTGTCTTCTGATGTCTGAATTCCTAGTATGTCTGCATGCTTTCTCTTGAGACTTTCCTCCTTGTTGTACGCAACCATTTTCTTTGCCCGTTTTCTGTTGTGCCTGATGCTTTTATCAATATATGCCTCAGACTGACAGACGGAAAGATCTGGATTACTTCCACACGGAGATCCACCCCAACCATCATTGGCAACCTCTAGTTCTATGTTCGTTTCCGAAAATGTTCCCAGCTTATCTGGCTCTCTCTTGCCTTCAACACCATTCTCCTCATGTTCAGCCTGAACTTCAGCTTTAGTTGCTTCAGTTACCTCATTTAAAGATTTGAACTCCTGAGAATCCAAATCTTGTAAACTTTCTTTAATCAAATTTGTGCCAGCCACTTCTGTCCCCCTTAGAGTTTTTTCATTCTTCGAGTGGCTTTCCTCACTGACCTTTATTTCCTTCAAATGAGCGGCCACATCCAAGTGTGCTTCCTTATCAAGTAGAGGAGCATTCCTTCCAAAACGAGGTGGGAATTGTCTAATTGCCGAAACCCTTCTCCTAGGTGGATAGCTTCTAGCTTTAGGTTTCTCAAGAGACTTGCCGGTGGAACCAGTAATTAATGATTCAGTTGTATCTTTATTTTGAGGAGTAGCAGCAACCCCACCATCTCTCTCAAACAATTCAGATTCCAAAACTTTTCTAGGTTCTACAATTCCTGTGCACTCTAAAGTCCCCAGAGACATTCCTGTCGGTTGCTTCTCACTCACTGAGCTTAGACCATCAACTACATCAGCCACCTGCCCCAACTTTTTCAAATTAGATTCTACAACACCTGTTTGTGTGAGGATAGCTGTAGAATCTCCAACTCTAGAATCAACATGACCTCCCCACGATGCATCACCAGCCTCAGCTGCAGTCCCCTTATTCTGAGAGCTGGCAATGTAAACTGAACTCTTTGTTGGTTCCACATTGATACTTGGTGCAAATCGTCCACATCCTGAAGGAAAATCACGAATAGCAGAAACCATCCTTCGCCTGTACTTAGGTGCGCCATTATGAGAGTAGCAATTGCCATTAGCCATCACAGGTAATCCAGATCTCCACACAGAACTACAGCCATAAACAGAAGTTACAGCTCTTGACGGCTCATGACGAAGCGTATTATTTAGGACAGCCATTGAATTCTGAATAAAAAGGCAGTAAGACACTCAAAATTGCGTAAAAGATTAAACAACCATCAACAAGAGTATTAGTGAACCATCTATTTTGGCCAAGACAGAATGAGACAAAGCTAGAACAGATCTATATTATCCACGTTAGACAAATCACACTACACAGGAAGACCAAAAAATAATCTGAGATCATCAACCACAATCATCAACGTGTTTAGGAAATTAACCATACACCAATACAGTAAAACCTCTATGGGCCACACAAGCACAACACAAACGGAAGATGACCATCCACCAATTCATAAAAATCATTGCCCCACTTACGAAAAATCTCCAAGTACTCCAGGAACACGTGTTCCACATCCGCCTAAGCAGAACATTatgaatttctttattttcatccAAGAATGACAACACACAGGTCGACAGGCATGGGGCGTACGAGAAGGTCGGTCATGCTCCGGGAGCACCTCGAAAAACCCTCTCCGCACTCAAGCGCACATTGCTTGTGCCTAATAGACACTGCTCAGAACCTCAACCCATGCGAACCGCTACGAATAGACAAACACGAGCCGAAACTATATTCCAAACGAACGATAATCGCATGGCTACCCACAGAGCATTAATACGGACCGACCTCGTTTTCCCCCACTCACCACAAAACTTACAGAGCCAGTCGAACCGAATCAAAATCCCAATTTTCCCGCACCACGCAGGCCCAATCTGCCGATGCTCCAACAGCTACCGATCCGTCTCCAATTCCGTTCCGACGCGTTCAGAACAGCAGAGATTCGAACCGAGCCGCACCGGTTCAAACCCTCTGCGCCCCCCACAATCGAAACGAGAGGGAAAACAAAACTCCGGTCAAGACAACTAAACAACGAATCAAAGAAGGGAACCGAAATCAACCGAAGATGCGAGCACGTACATCGGAGGACGAGGGCCATCCAGACCGAGGAGCCGCGAAGAGAGATGACGAGACGGAACCCAGGGATGGAGCCCGAGGGGCGCGGGGAGGGTGGAGGAGAAACGCCGGACCGCGTCCCGGCGAGAGAGGattcgacggcggcggcggcggcggcgaagacAGGCAGGTTCGCGggcgcgacggcgacggcgacggcgatggcgaAGCCGAGCGGACACGGAAGCGGAGGCTTTCTTTGCCTGGGGACTCACGagcatggagagagagaaattaaaaattatattacagAGGAAAGTTAATATATAGCAGGGCGATggtttttataaatttatgtttttttgtggaaaacatggaaaaaaatCAGTAAAGTGACGAGGATTGCACAGTGCTTTTGTTATGccgtgatttatttatttttcctctctttgctAAGCTTGAGAAATTAGATCCTTGTATCTTTCGTAAAAATAGTGCTGCTAattaataaatgagaaaatttcaaataaagaccaaagtgaatctattttctcaaataatgactaaAATGAACTTTGTATCGTATAATGACCGAAGTTAAtccattgtttcaaataaggtcttgaagtgaattttgtatcaaataaggacccgaagtgatcaagttaatctctattgaggacCTTAACTCGCCGGAACAAATAAAATAGGAgcaattttgttagaaatttatgattggaaaaaaaaggtaaaattatatattaattaagtttagattattcatttagatgtttacgttttcttgtttttttcttctttgctgcTTCTCGCCTTGCTCAACATGCGAAGAATTTGGGTGTctgcaaacaaagaaagaagcatctgattttcttcttgtttttgaattcgtgcctcaaccggcagagaatttgggtctttgACTTTACGAAGGATGGATACAAAGAATGGGGAGAACTTCCGTCTTTGACTTTGCGAATGATGGGTACAAGAAATGGGGAGACCGTAcaaaacctagggttttttttttctattttaggatttattaattttccctatattttttttggacaaaattgcctaAACTCTGGTCATCGAAATGTCACATCCTTAATAGCCAATGAATATTTGGTTCTTATTTGGAATCGATTCAACCAATccgagtccttatttgagacaattggttcactttaggtttttatttgacacaaagttcatttcagattcttatttgagaaaattgatcaactttaggtccttatttggaatttttccttaatttatttaacgCTACAAATAGAATGGTGAGATTTATATTCCTTTTAAAGCCTTTTTCAATTacctatgaaatttttttaccaaaaaaaaaaaagttacccTACATTATTAAAGTAtaaggccctatttggtaaccatccaaacatggccaaattctaattctttgttcccagaatcaatTTGAGCCcaaaatcgtgtttggtaaaaattttgtttccgggaacaaatttgttctcgatAACAGattggagtagaatcaagaacaaaaaaaaaagttgattcttgttccgagaacaaatatgaaaatcaaaaccaacaactctttttcttcccttcggccatcttttcccttcggccatcttgCAACCGCCGTCCGCGctgtccaccaccgcccgccaccggtcgccagccgccgccgccgccgccgttcgccGGTCCGACGGGCTCGCCAAGCTAGGGCGAGGTTTGGCGAGCTCATGAAAGGCAAGCTAGCCAACGCGAggttgggcaagcctcgcgacaCCCAACCCTGTTGATGGCCaggcgaggctcacccagcccCGCCGATGGCTAGGCAGGCCTCACCAGCCTCAGCGAGGCTGGCCTCGTCGAGGGCCAGCGACGCTCCAGTGAGGTTCCcggccagaagaagaagaagaataggagaaaaaggaaaaagtaaaaaaaaatatttaaaaattaaaaaaattgatttggatcGAATTAAttagcacggtaccaaacgtaattttattctagaataaaattttttggacagttaccaaacatcttaaaatagttaaaatcagttcccgagaacaaaattaaaaataatcatttctgatTAAAATCTACTCCCGAGaataaaatcgttaccaaacgtgccatAAGagaacaaagttttcaaagcaGAAATTATTAATTCACACTTCTCTTACGAACTTGCTATTTCATCCTTTTATGCGCccacccattttcttttttctatacAATGCTAGAGTAGTTATTCAAATTTCTTACGGTTAAATTCATGATTCTAAATATTGATATTTTATCCCCGTGATTCTTGTTTATATTGTGTAATTTGTTCACTGATTGTTATTATCAATTATCATGTGATTATGATGTTATGATTCGGTTCAGTCACCAGTAAGATTCGTTGACTTGGTTATATGCAGATGAGGGGTCAATCatcaattgagaaaaaaagaagtctagagaaaattaaatcataactCAAGGCTCCATCAGATGGGAAAATGATAATAACAAATTCGTGCCGCAGTAAAATGATATCAAACTGATTTGTCATTTGAGAGTGATCACAAGGCAATCATGCGTGCCTTGTCCCCTTTTCGCGTGCATCCAACACGACAACGGTAAAACAGCTGGGGAAATCATACTGACTTTCTAAAGCAACATGCGAGGATCATGCGCGAAATGTGAATCGCGTGCGCACGCCCCTGGGAAGCTTTCCAGAGCTTGGACGGGAACCATCCTAGGCCAACACCAAGTTAGTTCTCCATGACGTGAAAAGTTTCTTCTTCCATCAGTTTTTCTCGCATTTACCCGTGACGCTCTGGGGAACCAAACTAGCAGCAACTTTCGTTCTCAGCGTTTCCATGGGAACCACGAACCTGATCGGGTTGTCTTGATGTTATGGTACGAGATTGTCCACTCCTGCTGAGGTGGAATGTTTTCAGCAGCTAAAGAACACCAACTGTGGCAGTCTCTTGTTCCCGTGATCGTAATGGAAGGGTTCGTGGCGAAGGTCGGGAGAGCAGCTGTGGGTGAAGAATCTTGTCACAGTCCCGTAGATGTCGAAATCAAAATCCTCCATTCGTATAACAGAGGTTAAATTACTCCGACTTCTACGCAAGCTCCATTGTGGTTATTTGGGATGTCCCCCCTTTCTTGACTTCCTGAATCTGAGCAACCTCCAGAGCAATCACAATCATCACCAGGGTGGGTCGGAACCATTCAGGATAGATACCGCCCGTGTTATGTAGTTAAACGACGGGCTTCTCATCGTTGATGGTGTCTACAGCCGATTAGGAATTAAATCTTTCCCTTGTGAAATATCTTCTGAACAGAGATGCACCTGCACGCCACACTTGTTCCACTACTTTGCTAACAAGGTCTAGTTGGCCAGGAATCCGATCCAAACGAACTTGAGTATGAGGACGCCGTGTGGGCTCTTTTCCTGCCAAACTTTTCCGCCAGATATAGTCATATATCTATAACCCCCATCTATGTTCTTGCACCGGCAGGGTCAGATtctgttctctctctcatctcccaGAACACCCTCACAGATTCTTTGCAGATATGCTGTTCTTCAGAGCAAGGTTACTTTTGCTTGAGTTTCTGGCCTTCTGCCTCCCTGTGCATCCAGCCATCTAGATCATCATTGTGTGCTCCACAGGACCCAGTGTTTGCTGTGCAGGGTGGATAAACATGCCTTAAGAATTTTTCTGTGCTTGAAGGTCAAGTCCTCTCTGTTCTATGGACTTGGCTTCTCTTTCATACGAGAGCTTCCTGTACCAAGTATGGAGCGTGCATAATATCTCCACTTTGGTTCTCCTCCTTCTAGCATCAATAGCAGAGCACTCAAACTTTGTAGCTTCTGCAAATTCAACTCGTCCCATTACTATCCCAGGCCCGCAGAGATGTAATTGCCGCTTCGTCCTCACTGACCAAGTTTAAACCGTCGACTGCATTAGCCCATCTCCCACTTTTCCCGACTGAGATTCTAAAGCATTTACTCGTGCAAGGAGAGACATTAGACGCCTTGAGAGGTTGAGGCTCAGTTCCAACTTCAGAACCTCCCATGAACATATGAACAGTCTCGGCCGTATCGTCCTCCTTCCCGAATGCTGTTGACGTCACTTGCATCAGCTGCTGGTTCCAAAAAGAAATTTGCAGAGCAAAAGGTCTACATCCTGGTGGACAATCACGAACAGTGGAAACTTTCCGCCACTCAAACTCTGTTGTACCAGCATCCCTTCACCATTGTCATAGCTAATGATACTGTTTTCCCTTTTGGGATATCCCCATCAACCGATGCAACAGTTCTTGGTTGACTAGTTCCGGCTTTTGCCTTCAACGTAAAATTCAGTGCCGCATTCAAAACTATGcaacagaggaaa
Protein-coding regions in this window:
- the LOC104443628 gene encoding uncharacterized protein LOC104443628; amino-acid sequence: MAVLNNTLRHEPSRAVTSVYGCSSVWRSGLPVMANGNCYSHNGAPKYRRRMVSAIRDFPSGCGRFAPSINVEPTKSSVYIASSQNKGTAAEAGDASWGGHVDSRVGDSTAILTQTGVVESNLKKLGQVADVVDGLSSVSEKQPTGMSLGTLECTGIVEPRKVLESELFERDGGVAATPQNKDTTESLITGSTGKSLEKPKARSYPPRRRVSAIRQFPPRFGRNAPLLDKEAHLDVAAHLKEIKVSEESHSKNEKTLRGTEVAGTNLIKESLQDLDSQEFKSLNEVTEATKAEVQAEHEENGVEGKREPDKLGTFSETNIELEVANDGWGGSPCGSNPDLSVCQSEAYIDKSIRHNRKRAKKMVAYNKEESLKRKHADILGIQTSEDNAGPSQVSSGRVLVQGLMAASFCPWQQSREGSKMSSPNNMTARIGKKEDPVGPEKSKLTQKKKDPVVPEKLKLTQRVKLIEAKTSVGKTPQKSQAFKEESAHASTSELVVWGNQDVVDINEHHEDLQVFLHPRAFTVNPPPFGDGLLQRKHSDDVTRHKVRETLRLFQAVCRKLLQEEEAKTKGENKHKRVDQQAAKILKDKGRYVNTGKQIIGPVPGVEVGDEFQYRVELNIIGLHRQTQRGIDYFKKGGNVLATSIVSSGSYCDDLDNSDFVIYTGSGGNVIGKDKEPEDQKLEKGNLALSNSISERNPVRVIRGLKETRPSDSAEAKPRLVTTYTYDGLYVVEKRWQELGPHGKQVFKFRLNRIPGQPELAWKVVKKSKKFEAREGLCVHDISQGKESIPICVVNTIDNEKPLPFEYITRTIYPDGLCLPCRGCDCSRGCSDTERCICTVKNGGEIPYNYNGAIVEVKPLVYECGPRCKCPSSCHNRVTQRGLKFQLEIFKTESRGWGVRSLNSIPSGSFICEYIGELLSDEEAEERTNDEYLFDIGTNYNDSNLWDELSTLMPDVHMDSCEIVEDGGFTIDAAKCGNVGRFINHSCSPNLYAQNVLYDHEDKRVPHIMFFAAENIPPLQELTYHYNYTIGQVHDSSGNIKKKDCYCGSVECTGRMY